A single genomic interval of Lysobacter avium harbors:
- a CDS encoding type VI secretion system Vgr family protein, producing MSSGVSVPQAVLAALSRYRDADRLYALAVGGASSDLIVERWQGRESLSQGFEWWIDALSTDAGLDLDALLGQSATFSTRAADGGRIPRSGLIRQAECVGSDGGLARYRLCLVPWTWLLTQGRHSRVFQDRTVLEIVEAVFDDYAPLASWQVGDEVGPFLAEVRPRSYCVQYRETDFDFVSRLLAEEGLGWRLQETGEAGHELVLFARSGNCPQDETAAGGGGIRFHRSDATESSDTVQSLGAQHSIAATDITLLSHDYKSMSLGASVPLDESATDLRLESYDPTGAYSFASQAEAARYAGLLADAARAQGARWLGRSTVRSFRAGQWFALTQAPVNGDAPPELLLVDVQQAGINNLPDAVRERASEHLGAAPPIAEPDAFGAGGARAASLSAGTGALIASAADGNGSDAKNWQAIWARAEAIGYANSFIAVPRELPWRPVLADDTGLRINPRPTAPGYQSAIVVGDGGSPHASGVKELHSDALGRVRVRFHFQTDQGTSTAADSCWLRVAQRYAGPGVGSQFLPRIGQEVLVGFLDGDIDRPMVVGALYNGQGEGGIAPTPGGEAASSEANDLFAQAGDHRPGAQANRAGGNAPAWHGMSSDADGHRNAAAMSGFKSREFGGDGHNLLVFDDSDGQLRLQLATTHAATQLNLGHLIHQSDNYRGSFRGEGFELRTDQWGAVRSERGLWISATANDAEAPAGEHVAALALLRQASQLAGSFNEMATTHQTVRLAAHQGATAANSSRLIENQAPLEALLASAGTVVTGAAFGEGTDEAPERNPAGGDGRVPHSGDAIIGLTAPAGIGIVAGQSLHWIVGETLTVASGEVSNLAVAGDLRIHAGQAIGWLAGAVEGNVTSEHALALVTAEGELDIQAQKDAIKLQSRDRLKVVSANAEVDLAAGKTVHLATSGGASITIEGGNIVIECPGNITVHAAKKSFVGPAQLSREMNSWPETKFDQSYVVRHRATDEPMADTRVELTRADGARMSLVTDAEGKLPIQKGLGPEKVVIKILGKE from the coding sequence ATGAGCAGCGGAGTATCTGTTCCCCAGGCCGTGCTGGCCGCATTGTCCCGGTATCGCGACGCCGACCGCCTGTACGCACTGGCGGTGGGCGGCGCGTCGTCCGATCTGATCGTGGAGCGCTGGCAGGGCCGCGAGAGCCTCTCGCAGGGCTTCGAGTGGTGGATTGACGCGCTCTCCACCGACGCCGGCCTGGACCTGGACGCGCTGCTCGGCCAATCGGCCACCTTCTCGACCCGCGCCGCGGACGGCGGACGCATCCCGCGGTCGGGACTGATCCGCCAGGCCGAGTGCGTCGGCAGCGACGGCGGCTTGGCCAGGTACCGCCTGTGCCTGGTGCCGTGGACCTGGCTGCTTACCCAAGGCCGCCACAGCCGCGTATTCCAGGACCGCACGGTGCTGGAGATCGTCGAGGCGGTGTTCGATGACTATGCGCCGCTGGCAAGCTGGCAGGTCGGCGACGAGGTCGGCCCGTTCCTGGCGGAGGTGCGCCCGCGCAGCTATTGCGTGCAATACCGGGAAACGGATTTCGACTTCGTCAGTCGCCTGCTCGCGGAAGAGGGCCTGGGTTGGCGGCTGCAGGAGACGGGCGAGGCTGGTCACGAGTTGGTACTCTTCGCGCGCAGCGGCAATTGCCCGCAGGATGAGACCGCTGCAGGCGGTGGTGGCATCCGCTTCCACCGCAGCGACGCGACCGAGTCCAGCGATACCGTGCAGTCCCTCGGCGCGCAGCATTCGATTGCCGCCACCGACATCACCCTGCTCAGCCACGACTACAAGAGCATGTCGCTGGGGGCCAGCGTTCCGTTGGATGAGAGTGCGACCGACCTGCGGCTGGAGTCGTATGACCCCACCGGTGCCTACAGCTTTGCCAGTCAGGCCGAGGCCGCGCGCTACGCCGGGTTGCTGGCAGATGCGGCACGAGCTCAAGGGGCGCGCTGGCTGGGCCGCTCGACGGTGCGCAGCTTTCGCGCAGGCCAGTGGTTCGCGCTTACCCAGGCGCCGGTCAACGGCGATGCGCCGCCGGAGCTGCTTCTGGTGGACGTACAACAGGCCGGCATCAACAACCTGCCCGACGCCGTGCGCGAGCGTGCTTCGGAGCATTTGGGCGCCGCGCCGCCGATCGCGGAACCGGATGCCTTTGGAGCGGGCGGGGCTCGCGCGGCGTCACTTTCGGCCGGCACTGGCGCCTTGATCGCGTCCGCTGCAGATGGGAACGGATCGGACGCAAAGAACTGGCAGGCAATCTGGGCCCGCGCCGAAGCCATCGGCTATGCGAACAGTTTCATTGCCGTCCCGCGCGAGCTGCCGTGGCGACCGGTGCTGGCTGATGACACCGGCCTGCGCATCAACCCGCGCCCTACAGCGCCTGGTTACCAGAGCGCCATCGTCGTCGGCGATGGTGGCTCCCCGCACGCGTCGGGAGTGAAGGAGTTGCACTCCGATGCACTGGGTCGGGTGCGGGTGAGGTTCCACTTCCAGACCGACCAAGGCACTTCGACTGCCGCCGACAGCTGCTGGCTGCGCGTCGCCCAACGCTATGCCGGCCCCGGCGTGGGCAGCCAGTTCCTGCCTCGCATCGGCCAGGAAGTGCTGGTGGGCTTCCTGGACGGCGACATCGACCGCCCGATGGTCGTCGGTGCGCTGTACAACGGCCAGGGCGAAGGCGGCATCGCCCCGACCCCGGGTGGCGAGGCGGCGTCAAGCGAAGCCAACGACCTGTTTGCTCAGGCCGGCGACCATCGGCCCGGCGCCCAGGCCAACCGCGCCGGCGGCAACGCGCCGGCTTGGCACGGCATGAGCTCGGACGCCGACGGCCACCGCAACGCCGCCGCGATGAGCGGGTTCAAATCCCGGGAGTTCGGTGGCGATGGCCATAACCTGTTGGTCTTTGACGACAGCGACGGCCAGCTGCGCCTGCAACTGGCGACCACCCACGCCGCCACCCAGCTCAACCTGGGCCACCTGATCCACCAGTCCGACAACTACCGCGGCAGCTTCCGTGGCGAGGGCTTCGAGCTGCGTACCGACCAGTGGGGCGCCGTTCGGAGCGAGCGCGGCCTGTGGATCAGCGCCACTGCCAACGATGCCGAGGCTCCGGCGGGCGAACACGTCGCCGCATTGGCTCTATTGAGGCAGGCCAGCCAACTGGCCGGTTCGTTCAACGAGATGGCCACCACCCACCAGACCGTCCGTCTGGCCGCGCATCAGGGCGCGACAGCCGCAAACAGCTCGCGACTGATAGAGAATCAGGCCCCGTTGGAGGCACTGCTGGCAAGCGCGGGAACCGTGGTGACCGGTGCCGCGTTCGGAGAAGGCACTGACGAGGCCCCCGAACGCAACCCGGCCGGTGGTGACGGCCGCGTTCCCCACAGCGGCGACGCCATCATTGGGCTGACGGCCCCAGCCGGCATCGGAATCGTGGCGGGACAGAGCCTCCACTGGATCGTCGGCGAAACCCTGACGGTGGCCAGCGGCGAGGTCAGCAACCTGGCCGTCGCCGGCGACCTGCGCATCCACGCCGGCCAGGCGATCGGTTGGCTGGCCGGCGCAGTCGAGGGCAATGTCACCAGCGAGCACGCCCTGGCACTGGTGACCGCCGAAGGCGAGCTGGACATCCAGGCGCAGAAAGACGCGATCAAGCTGCAGTCACGCGACCGGCTCAAAGTGGTCAGCGCCAACGCCGAGGTCGATCTTGCGGCCGGCAAGACGGTGCACCTGGCGACCAGCGGCGGGGCAAGCATCACCATAGAAGGCGGCAACATCGTTATCGAATGCCCCGGCAACATTACCGTGCATGCGGCGAAGAAGTCGTTTGTGGGGCCGGCACAGCTGAGTCGGGAGATGAACAGCTGGCCGGAGACGAAATTCGACCAGAGCTACGTGGTACGCCATCGCGCGACCGACGAGCCCATGGCCGACACCCGGGTGGAACTGACCCGTGCCGATGGTGCGCGCATGTCGCTGGTCACCGACGCTGAGGGCAAGCTACCGATACAGAAGGGTCTGGGCCCGGAGAAGGTTGTAATCAAGATCCTCGGAAAGGAATGA